Within Streptomyces sp. V4I8, the genomic segment TCTGCCTCCGCAAAGAAGAGAGAGGTGCGCTTTCTATGTCAGGTCCCACGCACATACTCCTCGCTCCGCTCATGACGGCAGCTAGTCCGGTCCCGGAACAGTCCAGTGTTCCCTTAGTCTCCTACCCGGCCCCGTGACCGGGGCCTTCCGCCCGACCCGGCTCATGGCAGCCGTCTGCGTGGGGCTCCTCGGTATCACTGGCTGTGACGACGCTGGGGGCGTCGATGAGCCATCGCCCGTGACCGCCCAGCAGTCGAGGCACGACGATGACCACGCCGCGACCACACCTGAAGCCAAGCCATCGGAAGGTTTCGTCACAGGCAAGGACGGTGTGAAGACCTGGGTGGGTCCACTGGTCGGTGGCCACGTCTCGAAGGCCGTGAAGTACCCGACTTCACCTCCGGTCGGCGGCCCGCACAACCCAACTCCGCTCAACTGCAACGGTGATGTCTACACCAAGCCAGTGAAGAACGAGAACGCCGTGCACTCGCTGGAGCATGGCGCGGTGTGGGTCACGTATACATCCAAAGCCTCGAAGTCCGACGTCAAGGCCCTGGCGGCGAAGGTCAGAAGGACGCCGTACACGATGATGAGCCCCTACGAGAAGCAGAAGCATCCGATCATGCTCACTGCGTGGGGCCACCAACGCACCGTGACCTCGGCCAAGGACCCGAACGTCGCCAGGTTCTTCGAGAAGTACGTCCAGGGTGAGCAGACGCCCGAGCCAGGGGCACCCTGCACCGGCGGGACGATGCAGTGAGGACACCGAACATGGCGAAGCACGCCGGCTGGATGGCGGGGACAGCGGCGGCCGTGCTCCTCGCGGCCGGCGCGATCACCTACGCGGTGACCGAGGACGGCGGTTCGTCGGGTTCGACCCCGAGCGTCGATTCGGCGGATGCCGGTTTCGCCCGGGACATGGCGGTGCACCATCAGCAGGCCGTGGAGATGTCGTACATCGTGCGGGACCGCACGGACGACAAGGAGGTGCGATTCTTGGCGTACGACATCGCGCAGACGCAGGCCAACCAGCGCGGCATGCTGCTGGGCTGGCTGGACTTGTGGGGACTGCCAAAAGTGTCGTCACAGGCGCCGATGACCTGGATGGGCAGGGGCGACATGCCCTCCGCCGGGGATGGCTCGCTGATGCCGGGCATGGCGACCAACACGCAGATGAAGAAGCTCGAGAGCCTCAGCGGCAAGCAGGCGGAGATCGTCTTCTTGCAGTTGATGACGGCCCATCACAAGGGTGGCATCCACATGGCCGAGGGCTGCCTCGAAAAGTGCGAAGTGGGCGTGGAGAAGCGGCTCGCGCAGACCATGGTGAACGGACAGCAGTCGGAGATCGACCTGATGACCGACATGCTGAAGCAACGAGGAGCGAAGCCGCAGCCGTAGGCCGCCGCGTGAGCGTGGGGCCTTCGCAGAAGCCCCTCTCGTACGCCGCCACGTCAACTGGCGGGCGGGAGGGTGCCCGGGGCGGGAGTCGAACCCGCACCTTTACCGCTTTTAAGGCGGCTGCGTCTGCCTGTTGCGCCACCCGGGCCCGGGCTGCGATGCGCCCATGGGTCCGAGGGCGTTCGCGGTGCCGTTGGTTGTTGGACACGGTGCAGCGGCAGTTGTGACGGGGAATGCGAGAGTGTTTTGGCGCTTTGTTCCCCGACCTTTAGTCGCTTTAGTCGCTGTCGTAGGCGGAGCAGACCGCCAGGGTGACGAGGGCTGCTGACGGCCCTGGGCCTGACTGTCGTACATGCCTCACCCTCAAGAGGGATAATGTCAGCATTTACTCCGATATTGGAGCATTCTGTCGGCCAGGCATGAGTTGTCGCTGCACCCCGGGTCGCCTGATCCGCGGCACCACTCAAGCAGTCACCCGGAGACCCACTTATCGGAGGTCAAACGTTGAAACGGACCCGTCGTACAGCCGCAGTCCTCTCGGCGGTCTTTCTCTTATCCGCAGGGGGCGTGACGCTGGCCGCTCCGGCCCAGGCAGCGCAGACCGCCCTCGCTCAAGCAGTCTTGACTCAGGTCGAGGCGGTGCAGGCCGACCCGGCACCGCCGATCCCGGATCTGCCGCCGGTCCTGGACCCCGCACCGCCGATCCCGGATCTGCCGCCGGTCCTGGACCCCGCACCGACGATCCCGGATCTGCCGCCGGTCCTGGACCCCGCACCGACGATCCCCGAACCGCCGCTCCCCGAGCCCGTACCGCCGGTCCCGGTGCCGCCGGTTCCCGGCCCGAATGAGCCCTCCCTGGTCTGCTCGGCGCTGGACTTCGTCGGTCTACTGGACAGCGACAAGCCCCTCAATTGGGGCTCCTTCTTCCACTGCGACGGACGCGACTAGGCGCGAGAACCTGCCTCGAAGCCGATGACGGCCAGTGTGCTGGTGCCAGTCGGGGTTCTCTCCCGCCTGGCACCGGCCAGGTGCGCGTCGACCCGTGAGGCGAGCTTGCGGGACATGGGCTTGGCAGGGCCGAATTCCGGTGTGCCCGTTCTAGTGGGATGACTCGCTCTCGCCCCAGGGGAGTTCGAGTGTCTGACCCGGGTAGATCAGGTTGGGGTTGGCACCCACGACATCCTCGTTCGCCTCGTACAGCTCCTGCCAACTGCCCGCGGCGCCACCTGATTGCGCCATGGTGATGCTGTACAACGTGTCCCCGGGACGCACTGTATGGGTCCCCGTCGCTTCGGACTTCCGCGCCGGTTCTGGTGCGGGTGCGGTCTGCTGCGGCCTAGGCGCGGATGCCGCGGATTCCGAAGCCGCTGGCGCTTCTTCTGCGAGGATGGCCGGCTTCTGCCCTCCCTCGAACATGGATGGGCCCAGGCCTGCTCCTTTGCACACCCACGCGCCGGGTCCTTGAAGCGCGAGCAGAGCCTCCGCGGCAAGGATTGTCTGACGCTTGGTCGGGACCTGGTCCCTGGGCATGCCCTGATACAGATCCTGTGTCCAGTTCGAGGTGTCGACGCCTTGCCGTTCGAGGTAGGCGAGCGCGTCCTTCCAGGATGCGTTCTGAAATTGGAGACCGCCGACGCTCTGACCGTCGCCGCTCCAGTTGATCGACCAGTCATTGCCGGACTCGCACTGAGCAATGGCCTCCCACTGGTCCTGGGTTGCCGCATTCGCGGAGCCGCCCCCCACAATAAGCGGGAAGGCCACACCCGTCCCTGCTGTGACGGCGACGACAACCCGCTTCCCTGGTGTGCTCTTTAACTTACGGTGCCTGCCCCGTGCCATCGCAATCATCTTCCTCTCCCGCCGAGGGCTGCCGTCACCGGCACATGGGGGACCGACTCTGCGTCGAGTCGCGAGCGTGTTCGCAAGAGCATTGCGATCACTGATATCCCAGGCCCTCGAATGTGTACGCACGCGCAGAATCCGGTCCTTCGCGAGGATTTGGCAACCACCAACAAGAGGATGTGACATCATTCACGCTGTCATTGCTGTTTCGGGGAGGGTATAAATCGAGGCGACGCGCGCCCGTTTATGATCCCTGACTTTCCGTCTATTTGCGCGGCTTCAAGGTCGTTCTGATCGCGGGTCGTAATCGGGGCCCAGCGGATTGATCTGCCGTTAACCTCGATTCGTCAGCGGGTTTCGGTCGCTGAGTGATCCGGCGGTTCGCCCGTAATGTCCTCTGCCGTTGGAGGACGGGCCGTCGCGTAACGCCGCGGGGTGCGCCGGGTTCCACAGGCCCGGAGACTGCGGTCCTCCTCCTTCCTGGTCCTGGTCGGGGCGGGGCCGGCTGTCAGGTGACGGCCGGAAGCTGTGTGAGCCTGCTCCAGCAGGTGGTGAACGCCTTTGCCCAGGGCCAGGTCCGTTCGATGCGCAGGTAGCGGCGTCGGGCGTGGTCGGCGAGGCGGGCGGGCAGGTGGTAGAGGCGGAAGCGCATGGTGTCCGGCTCGGCGTGTTCGAGCCCGTCCTGGTCGTGCAGGGTGAGCAGCCGCAGCCAGGCGTCGAGATCAGCCGCGAGGTTGCAGGCAAGCATCCATCCGGCGTTGACCTGCCACGACTTGGACGGGAGGTTGTGCAGGCCCATGGCTTTGCCGGTGCGGATGCGATCCTCGACCTCGGCGTGGTCGCGGTGCAGGGCATCGAGGAACTGGACCTGGTGCGAGCCGGGGATGCCCCCTCGTGTTTGTAGCGAATGGTGATCTTGGGGTGGCGGGCTCTACGCCGCGGCTGCTTCCCAGGCGCGGATGACCGCGGCGATTTCATCGGGACCGGGTTGACCTGCAGGGTTGTGAATATGGCGGGCGGCGATGATCGTCCGGCGAAGCTTGATCACCATGTCGCTGAACGCCGGGGTCGCCTTCGTCGCGTACCAGGGCTGTCGTGCGCGCCGGTCGGCGATGTCGGCGGGGTGGTGCCCGTGGGCGGCGTACCAGAGGACGACGATGGTGTAGACGGCCAGGCCGAAGGGGACGGTGCGCTCCACCGCGCGCCGGGTGCGGTTGCGGGCCTGGCCGACGCCGAGATCCTGGCGCATGTGCTCGAAGATCGATTCGATCGGCCAGCGCGTGCCGTACCGTTCAATGAGGTCGTCGGCGGGACTGACCAGGTCGGTGCTGATCAGAGCGAGGTCGTACGGGCGGGTCGAGTTCAGGTCGCGGATCAGGACGAGGCGGACCGGGAGGTCCTTGAAGGCTCCGTACCACAGGCATTCCCTCTCGGTGATCCACACGAACTCCATGCGCCCGTAACGCTCCACGACGGCAAGGCGCCATGTCGCCGTCTGGGCAATCGCGGTCAGTGAGCCCAGCGCCCTGCCCTTCTTGCGGGGCCGTCCCCGCTTGTTGGTCTTGGGCGGGGTCGGCGCGGACAGGGCGGCGTTGCGCGGGAGTCGGGTGGTGAAGGTGACCGACGGGGGCAGGTCGGCGACCTTGCCGGAGTGGTAGGCAGCGTCGCCGGTGACGTGGAGAGTGCGGCCGGGGAAGAGCGCGGCCAGGTCGTGGACCATCTCCAGGGCCAGGTCGGTGCGGGAGGCGGTGGCCTTGCCCCGCCACAGCCGGGCGGCCACCGGCACAGCGACCGGCTTGGCGAGGAAGGGCAGGCGGACCACGACCGCGCAGATGACCCAGGTGTTGCCGAACCCGAGCTTGTCCTTGCCCCGCCCGGAGCCGTCATGCGCCCACAGCGCCCCGAAGACCTTCCTGCCGACCCGGTGCAGCAGGGTGTCGTCGACGACAGCCAGGATCGGCGCGTCCGCTGGGAGCAGGGCTTCGACCACG encodes:
- a CDS encoding DUF3105 domain-containing protein; this translates as MAAVCVGLLGITGCDDAGGVDEPSPVTAQQSRHDDDHAATTPEAKPSEGFVTGKDGVKTWVGPLVGGHVSKAVKYPTSPPVGGPHNPTPLNCNGDVYTKPVKNENAVHSLEHGAVWVTYTSKASKSDVKALAAKVRRTPYTMMSPYEKQKHPIMLTAWGHQRTVTSAKDPNVARFFEKYVQGEQTPEPGAPCTGGTMQ
- a CDS encoding DUF305 domain-containing protein — encoded protein: MAKHAGWMAGTAAAVLLAAGAITYAVTEDGGSSGSTPSVDSADAGFARDMAVHHQQAVEMSYIVRDRTDDKEVRFLAYDIAQTQANQRGMLLGWLDLWGLPKVSSQAPMTWMGRGDMPSAGDGSLMPGMATNTQMKKLESLSGKQAEIVFLQLMTAHHKGGIHMAEGCLEKCEVGVEKRLAQTMVNGQQSEIDLMTDMLKQRGAKPQP
- a CDS encoding transglycosylase family protein, with amino-acid sequence MAFPLIVGGGSANAATQDQWEAIAQCESGNDWSINWSGDGQSVGGLQFQNASWKDALAYLERQGVDTSNWTQDLYQGMPRDQVPTKRQTILAAEALLALQGPGAWVCKGAGLGPSMFEGGQKPAILAEEAPAASESAASAPRPQQTAPAPEPARKSEATGTHTVRPGDTLYSITMAQSGGAAGSWQELYEANEDVVGANPNLIYPGQTLELPWGESESSH
- a CDS encoding transposase: MPGSHQVQFLDALHRDHAEVEDRIRTGKAMGLHNLPSKSWQVNAGWMLACNLAADLDAWLRLLTLHDQDGLEHAEPDTMRFRLYHLPARLADHARRRYLRIERTWPWAKAFTTCWSRLTQLPAVT
- a CDS encoding transposase produces the protein MTLPASLLLVLQVTRPCFTKHSFETFCHLVAGMAAQTGRRTVTGMLTGAGLSRLWPHRRAHAFFSEASWDPDQLGLRLARAVVEALLPADAPILAVVDDTLLHRVGRKVFGALWAHDGSGRGKDKLGFGNTWVICAVVVRLPFLAKPVAVPVAARLWRGKATASRTDLALEMVHDLAALFPGRTLHVTGDAAYHSGKVADLPPSVTFTTRLPRNAALSAPTPPKTNKRGRPRKKGRALGSLTAIAQTATWRLAVVERYGRMEFVWITERECLWYGAFKDLPVRLVLIRDLNSTRPYDLALISTDLVSPADDLIERYGTRWPIESIFEHMRQDLGVGQARNRTRRAVERTVPFGLAVYTIVVLWYAAHGHHPADIADRRARQPWYATKATPAFSDMVIKLRRTIIAARHIHNPAGQPGPDEIAAVIRAWEAAAA